The following proteins are encoded in a genomic region of Brachypodium distachyon strain Bd21 chromosome 1, Brachypodium_distachyon_v3.0, whole genome shotgun sequence:
- the LOC100832935 gene encoding fructose-bisphosphate aldolase 5, cytosolic isoform X1, giving the protein MSAFVGKYADELIKTAKYIATPGKGILAADESTGTIGKRLASISVENVESNRQALRELLFTTPGAVEYLSGVILFEETLYQKSSDGTPFVDILKAGNVVPGIKVDKGTVEIAGTDGETTTQGLDSLGARCAKYYEAGARFAKWRAVLKIGAAGEPSELAVKQNAEGLARYALICQENGLVPIVEPEILTDGGHDIKVCAAATERVLAAVYKSLNDHKVLLEGTLLKPNMVTPGSDSPKVGAEVIAEYTVAALRRTVPPAVPGIVFLSGGQSEEEATKNLDAMNKLAVGKPWTLTFSFGRALQQSTLKKWGGKKENVAAAQATFLARCKGNSEATLGKYAGAGAGGDAAASESLHVAGYKY; this is encoded by the exons ATGTCTGCCTTCGTGGGAAAATACGCAG ATGAGCTGATCAAGACGGCCAAGTACATCGCCACTCCCGGTAAAGGCATCCTGGCAGCCGACGAGTCCACAGGCACCATCGGCAAGCGTCTCGCCAGCATCAGCGTGGAGAACGTGGAGTCCAACCGCCAGGCGCTCCGTGAGCTCCTCTTCACGACGCCAGGCGCCGTCGAATACCTCTCGGGCGTCATCCTCTTCGAAGAAACGCTCTACCAGAAGTCCTCCGACGGCACCCCCTTCGTGGACATCCTGAAGGCCGGCAACGTGGTTCCGGGGATCAAGGTGGACAAGGGCACCGTGGAGATCGCCGGCACCGACGGCGAGACCACCACGCAGGGGCTCGACTCCCTCGGCGCCCGCTGCGCCAAGTACTACGAGGCCGGCGCTCGCTTCGCCAAGTGGCGCGCCGTGCTCAAGATCGGCGCTGCCGGGGAGCCGTCGGAGCTCGCCGTCAAGCAGAACGCTGAGGGGTTGGCGAGGTACGCGCTCATTTGCCAGGAGAATGGGCTTGTCCCCATTGTGGAGCCGGAGATTCTGACGGATGGAGGGCATGATATTAAGGTCTGTGCCGCGGCCACTGAGCGCGTGCTGGCTGCTGTTTATAAGTCGCTTAATGACCATAAGGTCCTCCTTGAGGGCACCCTCCTTAAACCCAACATGGTCACCCCCGGCTCCGACAGCCCCAAG GTTGGGGCGGAGGTGATAGCGGAGtacacggtggcggcgctgagGCGCACGGTGCCGCCGGCGGTGCCGGGGATCGTGTTCCTGTCGGGCGGgcagagcgaggaggaggcgaccAAGAACCTGGACGCCATGAACAAGCTGGCGGTGGGGAAGCCATGGACGCTCACCTTCTCCTTCGGCAGGGCGCTGCAGCAGAGCACGCTCAAGAAGTGGGGCGGCAAGAAGGAgaacgtcgccgccgcgcaggCCACCTTCCTCGCCCGGTGCAAGGGCAACTCCGAGGCCACGCTCGGCAAgtacgccggcgccggagccggaggggacgccgccgcgtccgAGAGCTTGCACGTCGCCGGCTACAAGTACTAG
- the LOC100832935 gene encoding fructose-bisphosphate aldolase 5, cytosolic isoform X2 — protein MLSTLCRSLTYHVHICTDELIKTAKYIATPGKGILAADESTGTIGKRLASISVENVESNRQALRELLFTTPGAVEYLSGVILFEETLYQKSSDGTPFVDILKAGNVVPGIKVDKGTVEIAGTDGETTTQGLDSLGARCAKYYEAGARFAKWRAVLKIGAAGEPSELAVKQNAEGLARYALICQENGLVPIVEPEILTDGGHDIKVCAAATERVLAAVYKSLNDHKVLLEGTLLKPNMVTPGSDSPKVGAEVIAEYTVAALRRTVPPAVPGIVFLSGGQSEEEATKNLDAMNKLAVGKPWTLTFSFGRALQQSTLKKWGGKKENVAAAQATFLARCKGNSEATLGKYAGAGAGGDAAASESLHVAGYKY, from the exons ATGTTATCAACCTTGTGCCGCTCACTCACGTACCATGTCCATATATGCACAGATGAGCTGATCAAGACGGCCAAGTACATCGCCACTCCCGGTAAAGGCATCCTGGCAGCCGACGAGTCCACAGGCACCATCGGCAAGCGTCTCGCCAGCATCAGCGTGGAGAACGTGGAGTCCAACCGCCAGGCGCTCCGTGAGCTCCTCTTCACGACGCCAGGCGCCGTCGAATACCTCTCGGGCGTCATCCTCTTCGAAGAAACGCTCTACCAGAAGTCCTCCGACGGCACCCCCTTCGTGGACATCCTGAAGGCCGGCAACGTGGTTCCGGGGATCAAGGTGGACAAGGGCACCGTGGAGATCGCCGGCACCGACGGCGAGACCACCACGCAGGGGCTCGACTCCCTCGGCGCCCGCTGCGCCAAGTACTACGAGGCCGGCGCTCGCTTCGCCAAGTGGCGCGCCGTGCTCAAGATCGGCGCTGCCGGGGAGCCGTCGGAGCTCGCCGTCAAGCAGAACGCTGAGGGGTTGGCGAGGTACGCGCTCATTTGCCAGGAGAATGGGCTTGTCCCCATTGTGGAGCCGGAGATTCTGACGGATGGAGGGCATGATATTAAGGTCTGTGCCGCGGCCACTGAGCGCGTGCTGGCTGCTGTTTATAAGTCGCTTAATGACCATAAGGTCCTCCTTGAGGGCACCCTCCTTAAACCCAACATGGTCACCCCCGGCTCCGACAGCCCCAAG GTTGGGGCGGAGGTGATAGCGGAGtacacggtggcggcgctgagGCGCACGGTGCCGCCGGCGGTGCCGGGGATCGTGTTCCTGTCGGGCGGgcagagcgaggaggaggcgaccAAGAACCTGGACGCCATGAACAAGCTGGCGGTGGGGAAGCCATGGACGCTCACCTTCTCCTTCGGCAGGGCGCTGCAGCAGAGCACGCTCAAGAAGTGGGGCGGCAAGAAGGAgaacgtcgccgccgcgcaggCCACCTTCCTCGCCCGGTGCAAGGGCAACTCCGAGGCCACGCTCGGCAAgtacgccggcgccggagccggaggggacgccgccgcgtccgAGAGCTTGCACGTCGCCGGCTACAAGTACTAG
- the LOC100829052 gene encoding subtilisin-like protease SBT5.3 — MGTAAAAEPTRRLLLILPVFLFLCSPPHAASVMPSYIVYLGGHSGHARGVSTEEASMMATESHYDLLGSVLGDREKARDAIFYSYTKNINGFAATLEPHVAAAIAKQPGVVSVFPNGGRRMHTTRSWEFMGIEMGGQIPPWSAWETARYGEDTIIANLDSGVWPESLSFNDGEMGPIPDDWKGICQNEHDPKFKCNSKLIGARYFNKGYAAAAGVPPVAPSLNTPRDDVGHGSHTLSTAGGSAVNGANAFGYGNGTARGGSPRARVAAYRVCFEPAVDDTECFDADILAAFEAAIADGVHVITASVGGDPQDFRDDAVALGSLHAVKAGITVACSASNSGPDPGTVTNLAPWVITVAASTTDRDFPAYVVFNRTRVPGQSLSQAWLRGKAFYPLVASTDVVANGSTADDAQVCALGSLDAAKVKGKIVVCIRGANRRVEKGETVRRAGGAGMVLVNDEVGGTTVIADPHVLPALHITYADGLQLLAYIKSTSAPSGFISKARTKTGTKPAPVMAAFSSQGPNVLQPEILKPDVTAPGVDIIAAWSGMAAPSDRPWDQRRVAFSIQSGTSMSCPHIAGIAGLVKTLHPDWSPSAIKSAIMTTATATDMDRRPILNPFRAPSTPFGYGAGHVFPQRALDPGLVYDASTEDYLDFLCALGFNATSVATFNHEKPYQCPAVAVSLQDLNYPSIAVPDLAAPTTVRRRVKNVGPAQRGVYTAAVVREPEGVRVTVDPPTLEFVAVGEEKEFRVSFAVKVPAVPVPEGAGGYAFGAVVWSDGAGNHLVRSPLVVKRHV; from the exons ATGGGCACGGCAGCAGCGGCTGAGCCGACGCGCCGCCTTCTCCTGATCCTCCCGGTATTCCTATTCctctgctcgccgccgcacgccgcctCCGTGATGCCGTCCTACATCGTGTACCTGGGCGGCCACTCCGGCCATGCACGCGGCGTCTCGACGGAGGAGGCGTCCATGATGGCCACGGAGTCGCACTACGACCTCCTCGGCTCCGTCCTAGGAGA CAGGGAGAAGGCGCGCGACGCCATCTTCTACTCCTACACCAAGAACATCAACGGCTTCGCCGCCACCCTCGAGCCCCACGTTGCCGCAGCCATCGCCA AGCAACCTGGCGTGGTGTCGGTGTTCCCCAACGGCGGGCGCAGGATGCACACGACGAGGTCGTGGGAGTTCATGGGGATCGAGATGGGCGGCCAGATCCCGCCGTGGTCGGCATGGGAGACGGCCAGGTACGGCGAGGACACCATCATCGCCAACCTCGACTCAG GTGTGTGGCCGGAGTCGCTGAGCTTCAACGACGGCGAGATGGGCCCGATCCCGGACGACTGGAAGGGGATCTGCCAGAACGAGCACGACCCAAAGTTCAAATGCAACAGCAAGCTCATCGGCGCGCGCTACTTCAACAAGGGctacgccgcggcggccggggtcCCTCCGGTCGCCCCGAGCCTCAACACGCCGCGGGACGACGTGGGCCACGGGTCCCACACGCTGTCGACCGCCGGCGGGTCCGCCGTGAACGGCGCCAACGCCTTCGGCTACGGCAACGGCACGGCCAGGGGCGGCTCCCCCCGGGCCCGCGTGGCGGCGTACCGCGTGTGCTTCGAGCCGGCCGTGGACGACACGGAGTGCTTCGACGCCGACATCCTGGCGGCGTTCGAGGCCGCCATCGCCGACGGGGTCCACGTCATCACGGCGTCCGTGGGCGGTGACCCGCAGGACTTCCGTGACGACGCCGTCGCCCTGGGGTCCTTGCACGCCGTCAAGGCCGGGATCACCGTGGCTTGCTCGGCGAGCAACTCGGGACCTGACCCGGGGACTGTCACGAACCTGGCACCCTGGGTGATCACCGTGGCCGCGAGCACTACGGACAGGGATTTCCCGGCTTACGTCGTGTTTAACCGTACCAGGGTGCCCGGGCAGAGCTTGTCGCAGGCGTGGCTCCGCGGGAAGGCGTTTTACCCCTTGGTCGCCAGCACCGACGTCGTCGCCAACGGCAGCACCGCCGACGACGC TCAGGTGTGCGCGCTGGGGTCGCTGGACGCGGCGAAAGTGAAGGGGAAGATCGTGGTGTGCATTAGAGGAGCCAACCGGAGGGTGGAGAAGGGCGAGACGGTGCGGCGGGCGGGGGGCGCCGGGATGGTGCTCGTCAACGACGAGGTCGGCGGGACCACCGTCATCGCCGACCCGCACGTGCTCCCGGCACTGCACATCACCTACGCCGACGGGCTCCAGCTCTTGGCCTACATCAAATCCACCTC GGCTCCGTCGGGTTTCATCTCGAAggcgaggacgaagacgggcaCGAAGCCGGCGCCGGTCATGGCCGCTTTCTCTTCTCAGGGGCCCAACGTCCTCCAACCGGAGATCCTAAAG CCGGACGTGACGGCGCCGGGGGTGGACATCATCGCGGCGTGGAGCGGcatggcggcgccgtcggACCGGCCCTGGGACCAGCGGCGCGTGGCATTCAGCATCCAATCCGGCACGTCCATGTCGTGCCCGCACATCGCGGGCATCGCGGGGCTGGTGAAGACGCTCCACCCGGACTGGAGCCCGAGCGCGATCAAGTCGGCCATCATgaccacggccacggccacggacATGGACCGGCGGCCGATCCTGAACCCGTTCAGGGCGCCCTCCACGCCCTTCGGCTACGGCGCCGGCCACGTGTTCCCGCAGCGGGCGCTGGACCCGGGCCTCGTCTACGACGCCTCCACGGAGGACTACCTCGACTTCCTCTGCGCGCTGGGGTTCAACGCCACGTCCGTCGCAACGTTCAACCACGAGAAGCCGTACCAGTGCCCGGCCGTGGCCGTGAGCTTGCAGGATCTGAATTACCCGTCCATTGCCGTGCCCGATCTCGCCGCGCCCACGACGGTCCGGCGCAGGGTCAAGAACGTCGGCCCGGCGCAGCGGGGAGTTTATACGGCGGCCGTCGTCAGGGAGCCCGAGGGGGTGCGGGTGACCGTGGACCCGCCGACGCTGGAGTTCGTGGCCGTGGGCGAGGAGAAGGAGTTCCGGGTGAGCTTCGCGGTGAAAGTCCCCGCCGTGCCCGTGCCAGAGGGAGCTGGGGGTTATGCGTTCGGGGCCGTTGTTTGGTCTGATGGGGCAGGGAATCACCTGGTGCGGAGCCCGCTGGTCGTCAAGAGGCACGTGTGA
- the LOC100833247 gene encoding E3 ubiquitin-protein ligase RGLG3 gives MGQKDSKPSYNSSYDYGNSSLGYNPRYSAPAPSGYNARYATSADNNVQQPEAQARLQRKYSRIGDDYRSVNQVTEALAQAGLESSNLIVGIDFTKSNEWTGKISYNRRCLHDIGSTSNPYEQALSIIGRTLSAFDEDNLIPCFGFGDASTHDQEVFSFYPENQPCNGFEEALERYREIVPTLRLAGPTSFAPIIETAIGIADSTGGQYHVLLIIADGQVTRSVDTQSGQLSPQERDTIDAIVKASHFPLSIVLVGVGDGPWDMMHKFDDNIPARSFDNFQFVNFTDIMSKSIAADRKEAEFALSALMEIPTQYKATLDLQLLGRRQGITPRVPLPPPTRTAYSRSTSFDQQSGVYSRSSSFGQQTSGFQQSDSFKQRQSAATRRSDSYASSQPTPTRIPDTYASETSESSSENRISCPICMDKSKDLAFGCGHQTCYDCGKGLVRCPICQQHITTRIRLY, from the exons ATGGGGCAAAAGGACTCCAAGCCTTCGTACAACTCCAGTTATGATTATGGGAATTCATCGTTGGGGTATAACCCAAGATATTCTGCACCTGCACCCTCCGGTTACAACGCGAGGTATGCCACTTCTGCGGATAACAATGTGCAGCAACCAGAAGCACAAGCCAGGCTGCAGAGGAAGTATTCCAGGATTGGTGATGACTACCGTTCCGTGAATCAA GTGACTGAAGCATTGGCACAGGCGGGCCTTGAATCTTCAAACCTTATTGTAGGCATTGATTTTACGAAAAGTAATGAATGGACAG GTAAAATTTCCTATAATCGTCGCTGTCTGCATGATATTGGAAGCACTTCAAACCCATATGAGCAAGCCCTATCTATTATTGGAAGGACACTTTCAGCTTTTGATGAAGACAATTTAATTCCCTGCTTTGGATTTGGTGATG CATCAACTCATGACCAGGAGGTATTCAGCTTTTATCCAGAGAACCAACCATGCAATGGATTTGAAGAGGCGTTAGAAAGATACAGAGAAATCGTTCCAACTCTTCGATTAGCTG GACCAACATCTTTCGCTCCAATAATTGAGACAGCAATTGGGATTGCGGACAGCACTGGTGGTCAATATCATGTTCTTCTGATAATTGCTGACGGACAG GTTACTCGAAGTGTGGATACACAGTCTGGACAGTTAAGTCCACAGGAGCGGGATACAATTGATGCTATAGTGAAAGCTAG CCATTTCCCCTTGTCTATTGTTCTTGTCGGGGTCGGTGATGGGCCATGGGATATGATGCATAAGTTTGACGATAACATACCTGCTCGCTCATTCGACAATTTCCAG TTTGTGAATTTCACGGACATTATGTCAAAGAGCATAGCAGCTGATAGAAAGGAGGCTGAATTTGCTTTGTCAGCATTGATGGAAATCCCTACACAGTACAAAGCAACACTTGATCTCCAACTCTTAGG TCGTCGCCAAGGAATAACTCCAAGAGTTCCACTACCGCCACCAACAAGGACTGCATATTCACGGTCTACTAGCTTTGACCAGCAATCCGGTGTTTATTCACGTTCTAGTAGCTTTGGGCAACAAACAAGTGGCTTTCAGCAATCGGACAGTTTTAAACAGCGGCAGTCTGCAGCTACAAGAAGATCTGACAGTTATGCAAGTTCACAGCCTACGCCTACAAGAATACCTGATACTTATGCATCGGAAACTTCAGAAAGTTCCTCAGAAAACAGAATT TCATGCCCCATTTGTATGGATAAATCAAAGGATCTTGCATTTGGTTGTGGACATCAG ACTTGCTATGACTGCGGGAAAGGTTTGGTGCGCTGTCCCATTTGCCAGCAGCACATAACCACAAGGATCAGGCTGTACTGA
- the LOC100833555 gene encoding protein transport protein SFT2 produces the protein MQAWFSGSGPSPSSSAAASSQAPSLLAEWNSYASARSAEEEAGGGFGIDIEAAVRSANDRVAGTFGVVSKGVKGLPSFQSTTSSVPSGKSLMYFGLFLASGIFLVFIAFTIFLPVMVIMPQKFAICFTIGCAFIIGSFFALKGPKNQLYHMISKERLPFTIGFLGSMFATIYVSMVLHSYILSVFFSCLQILALAYYAISYFPGGSAGMKFLSSALVASVLRCFGR, from the exons ATGCAGGCGTGGTTCTCCGGCTCCGGGCCATCgccctcgtcgtcggcggcggcgtcctcccAGGCGCCGTCGCTGCTCGCGGAATGGAACTCCTACGCCTCTGCCCGCtccgccgaggaggaggccggcggagGCTTCGGGATCGACATCGAGGCCGCCGTCCGCTCCGCCAACGACCGTGTCGCCGGCACCTTTGGCGT GGTCTCTAAAGGTGTTAAAGGGTTGCCCAGCTTCCAATCCACAACAAGCAGTGTCCCCTCTGGCAAATCTCTCATGTATTTTGGTCTTTTTCTTGCCAGTGGCATTTTCCTAGTTTTCATCGCATTCACGATATTTCTGCCGGTCATGGTAATAATGCCTCAAAAGTTTGCGATCTGTTTCACAATTGGATGTGCCTTCATAATTGGATCATTCTTTGCACTGAAAGGGCCCAAGAATCAGCTCTATCATATGATTTCGAAAGAG AGGTTGCCCTTCACCATTGGGTTTCTTGGCAGCATGTTTGCTACCATCTACGTTTCAATGGTGCTCCATAGCTACATactttctgtttttttctcttgtcttCAG ATTCTTGCACTAGCATATTATGCTATCTCATACTTCCCTGGTGGATCTGCTGGAATGAAGTTCCTGTCATCTGCCCTTGTGGCATCGGTGCTGAGGTGCTTTGGGCGATGA